A portion of the Pedobacter cryoconitis genome contains these proteins:
- a CDS encoding acetyl-CoA carboxylase carboxyltransferase subunit alpha, which translates to MEQIKTSFDFEKPIAELMQQIEKVKQVADKTKVDMSATLIELEDKLSKTQNALYASLTGWQEVQLSRHPERPQTLDYIGMICDDFIELHGDRTVKDDKAIIGGFATIGGETVMVIGHQKGKNTKERQYRNFGMANPEGYRKALRLMRLAEKFNKPVISFIDTMGAYPGIEAEERGQGEAIARNLMEMSVLKVPIICLIIGEGASGGALGIGIGDKVYMLEHTWYSVISPESCSSILWRSWDFKEKAAECLKLTSKDMLKNKLIDGVIKEPLGGAHQNPAEMGETLKTQILKDIKALGKEKTEKMIANRIDKFCAMGVVVE; encoded by the coding sequence ATGGAACAGATAAAAACGTCATTTGATTTTGAAAAACCTATTGCTGAACTGATGCAGCAAATTGAAAAGGTTAAACAGGTTGCTGATAAAACAAAAGTAGATATGTCTGCTACACTGATTGAGCTTGAAGATAAGCTGTCTAAAACGCAGAATGCACTTTATGCAAGCCTAACAGGCTGGCAGGAAGTACAGTTATCACGTCATCCGGAAAGACCGCAAACACTGGACTATATTGGAATGATCTGTGATGATTTTATCGAATTGCACGGTGACCGTACAGTAAAAGATGATAAAGCGATTATTGGTGGTTTTGCTACTATCGGCGGTGAAACTGTTATGGTAATCGGTCATCAGAAAGGTAAAAATACTAAGGAACGTCAGTACCGCAATTTCGGGATGGCAAATCCGGAAGGATACCGCAAGGCTTTAAGGTTAATGCGTCTTGCAGAGAAATTCAATAAACCAGTTATCTCTTTCATTGATACGATGGGTGCTTACCCGGGTATTGAGGCTGAAGAGCGTGGACAGGGAGAGGCTATTGCCAGAAACCTGATGGAAATGTCTGTATTGAAAGTGCCTATCATTTGTTTGATTATTGGTGAAGGTGCATCAGGTGGTGCATTAGGCATCGGTATCGGTGATAAAGTATACATGCTGGAGCATACATGGTATTCGGTAATTTCTCCGGAATCGTGTTCTTCAATTTTATGGCGCAGCTGGGATTTCAAAGAGAAAGCAGCAGAATGCCTGAAATTGACTTCAAAAGATATGTTAAAGAATAAACTGATCGACGGTGTAATTAAAGAACCGCTGGGAGGTGCACATCAGAACCCTGCAGAAATGGGCGAAACGTTAAAAACGCAGATCCTGAAAGATATCAAAGCATTAGGAAAAGAGAAAACTGAAAAGATGATCGCTAACAGAATTGATAAGTTCTGTGCAATGGGGGTAGTCGTAGAATAA
- a CDS encoding ribose-phosphate pyrophosphokinase produces MPLQFNPVKLFAGTGTKALAHKIAESYGKPLGNVTLSRFSDGEFQPSYDETVRGCDVFLIQSTYQPSDNLMELLLMIDAAKRASAHYITAVVPYYGLARQDRKDKPRVAIGAKLVANLLKSAGIHRIMTMDLHAAQIQGFFDIPVDHLDGSVIFVPYIKSLGLENLTIASPDMGGSYRARTFAKFFNAEVVICDKRRKRANEIESMSIIGDVTGMDIVLIDDICDTAGTLAKAAALIMEKGAKSVRAVCTHPVLSGKAYETVENSMLTELIVTDTIPLKQESPKIRVLSTASLFAKAIANVNEHGSISDLFRV; encoded by the coding sequence ATGCCCTTGCAATTTAATCCAGTTAAACTTTTTGCCGGAACCGGTACAAAAGCATTAGCACACAAAATTGCCGAAAGTTACGGCAAACCACTCGGTAATGTAACCTTAAGCAGGTTTAGCGATGGTGAGTTTCAGCCTTCTTATGATGAAACAGTAAGAGGATGCGATGTTTTCCTTATCCAGTCTACCTACCAGCCTTCTGATAATTTAATGGAACTTTTGTTGATGATTGATGCCGCAAAGAGAGCTTCTGCGCATTATATCACTGCTGTTGTTCCTTATTATGGTTTGGCCAGACAAGATAGAAAAGATAAGCCAAGAGTTGCTATAGGCGCAAAATTAGTAGCTAATCTGTTGAAATCTGCTGGTATCCACCGTATTATGACGATGGACTTGCACGCAGCTCAGATACAAGGTTTCTTCGATATTCCTGTAGATCACCTGGATGGATCAGTAATTTTCGTTCCTTATATCAAAAGTTTAGGGCTGGAAAATCTGACTATTGCTTCTCCGGATATGGGAGGGTCATACAGAGCACGTACTTTTGCAAAGTTTTTTAATGCAGAGGTTGTAATTTGTGATAAACGCCGTAAACGTGCCAACGAGATTGAATCGATGTCAATCATTGGAGATGTAACGGGAATGGATATTGTTTTGATTGACGATATTTGCGATACTGCAGGAACATTGGCTAAAGCTGCGGCTTTAATCATGGAGAAAGGTGCGAAAAGTGTAAGAGCGGTTTGTACACACCCTGTATTATCTGGTAAAGCCTATGAAACTGTGGAGAATTCTATGCTTACCGAATTGATTGTAACGGATACTATCCCTTTAAAACAGGAAAGTCCAAAAATCAGAGTACTGAGCACAGCAAGTTTATTTGCGAAGGCAATTGCCAATGTAAATGAGCATGGATCAATCAGTGACCTGTTTAGAGTTTAA
- a CDS encoding Rpn family recombination-promoting nuclease/putative transposase — translation MSASTNKYIDPLSDFGFKHLFGGEPNKEIMIAFLNALFEGEKRITDLVYNPTELAGDDREHKKVSFDLLCTGDNGEQFIVEMQRADHDNFEDRCIFYLSRLIHQQKLKSNRHWEVKMKEVFLIAILDFNMKNCLSDHYLQSISLVNTGTGEIFHNGLGFKFLELPKFGKKEDELENELDKWVYLLKHMHSLDQIPKYLDKRVFEKIFNIAEMKKLSPEQQFVYDSILQREEDDYSRLKSAERRGMREGIEKGKEEGIEQGVERGMERGKHETALAIARKMKEENFDPVKIAGFTALSIEEIERL, via the coding sequence ATGTCAGCTAGTACAAATAAATACATTGATCCATTATCAGATTTTGGATTCAAACATCTTTTTGGAGGTGAACCGAACAAAGAGATCATGATTGCTTTTCTAAACGCACTGTTTGAGGGAGAAAAACGCATTACCGATCTTGTCTACAACCCAACTGAACTTGCCGGGGATGACAGGGAACATAAAAAAGTCAGTTTCGATTTGCTGTGTACGGGGGACAACGGAGAACAGTTCATTGTAGAAATGCAGCGGGCAGATCATGATAATTTCGAGGACCGCTGCATTTTTTACCTCAGCAGGCTGATCCATCAGCAAAAGTTAAAGAGTAACCGGCACTGGGAAGTTAAGATGAAAGAGGTTTTCCTGATTGCGATCCTGGATTTCAACATGAAAAATTGCCTGAGTGACCATTATTTACAAAGCATTTCCCTGGTCAATACCGGTACAGGTGAAATATTCCACAATGGACTGGGATTTAAATTTTTGGAACTGCCTAAATTTGGGAAGAAAGAAGATGAACTGGAAAATGAACTTGACAAATGGGTTTACCTCCTTAAACACATGCACAGCCTGGATCAGATTCCTAAATATCTGGATAAACGCGTTTTTGAAAAAATATTTAATATCGCCGAAATGAAGAAATTATCACCAGAACAACAATTTGTATACGACTCGATTTTACAGCGGGAAGAAGATGATTACAGCCGGCTTAAATCTGCCGAACGGAGAGGAATGAGAGAAGGAATAGAAAAGGGAAAGGAAGAAGGGATAGAACAAGGGGTAGAGCGGGGAATGGAGCGAGGAAAACATGAAACTGCACTGGCCATTGCAAGAAAAATGAAAGAAGAAAATTTTGATCCCGTTAAAATTGCCGGGTTTACTGCACTTTCAATTGAAGAAATAGAAAGGCTTTAA
- a CDS encoding S10 family peptidase has protein sequence MKLFYTLFLAGWCVCQTANAQKMQPAKAISDTKKSDTSVNTEVNSRKIVTESTVVTQHQVNIKGQRIPYKAVTGTLPVWDETGKAIAGLFYTYYERSDVKDRSNRPLVISFNGGPGSASVWMHIAYTGPVLLNIDDEGYPVQPYGYKENKSSILDVADIVYIDPVNTGYSRAINKDIPGSKFFGVNADIKYLAEWINTFVTRNNRWGSPKFLIGESYGTTRVSGLALELQNSQWMYLNGVVLVSPTTLGIERGEALSAALRLPYFAATAWYHKALKSDLQGKTLSTLLPEVEQFTMNELIPALAKGSQLGDEQKKVIAAKMAAFSGLSEKIILQHNLDVPADYFWKELLRDQGFTIGRLDSRYRGIDKQDAGEGPDYNAELSSWLHSFTPAINMYIRNELNYKTDLKYNMFGSVYPWDNTGNRTAENLRDAMAQNPSLHLMVQSGYFDGACDYFNAKYNLWQMDPGGKLKDRMSWKGYESGHMMYLRSADLEKGNQDLRDFISKSLPKAGVASKF, from the coding sequence ATGAAACTCTTTTATACGTTATTCCTGGCTGGATGGTGTGTTTGTCAAACGGCAAACGCACAAAAAATGCAGCCTGCCAAAGCAATTTCCGATACTAAAAAAAGCGATACCTCAGTAAATACTGAAGTCAATTCACGAAAGATCGTCACTGAAAGTACGGTTGTTACCCAACATCAGGTGAACATTAAAGGTCAGCGCATCCCTTATAAAGCAGTGACTGGTACGCTACCGGTCTGGGATGAAACTGGCAAAGCTATCGCGGGTTTGTTTTATACTTATTATGAAAGATCTGATGTTAAAGACCGAAGCAACAGACCGCTGGTTATCTCCTTTAATGGTGGTCCGGGTTCTGCATCAGTGTGGATGCATATTGCTTATACAGGTCCAGTATTGCTGAATATTGATGATGAAGGTTACCCAGTTCAACCTTACGGCTACAAGGAGAATAAATCTTCTATTCTTGATGTTGCCGACATCGTTTACATCGATCCGGTGAATACGGGATATTCCAGAGCAATCAATAAAGATATACCAGGCAGCAAATTCTTTGGGGTCAATGCAGATATTAAATACCTCGCCGAATGGATCAATACTTTTGTAACCCGGAATAACCGCTGGGGTTCTCCTAAGTTCCTGATTGGAGAGAGTTATGGTACCACCCGGGTTTCGGGGCTGGCACTGGAGCTTCAAAATTCACAATGGATGTACCTGAATGGAGTCGTACTGGTTTCTCCAACTACTTTAGGGATAGAAAGAGGTGAGGCTTTATCGGCTGCTTTACGTTTACCCTATTTCGCCGCTACAGCCTGGTATCACAAAGCCTTAAAATCAGACTTACAAGGAAAGACTTTAAGTACTTTGTTACCTGAAGTGGAGCAGTTTACAATGAACGAACTCATTCCGGCCCTGGCAAAAGGAAGCCAGCTTGGAGACGAACAAAAAAAGGTAATCGCTGCAAAGATGGCCGCATTTTCAGGTTTGAGTGAAAAAATAATTCTGCAGCACAACCTGGATGTTCCTGCCGATTATTTTTGGAAAGAATTACTCCGTGATCAGGGTTTTACGATTGGCCGTCTGGATTCCAGATACCGTGGGATAGATAAGCAGGATGCAGGTGAAGGTCCTGATTATAATGCGGAGCTGAGTTCCTGGTTACATTCTTTTACGCCTGCCATCAATATGTATATCCGCAATGAACTCAACTATAAAACTGATTTAAAGTATAATATGTTCGGCTCGGTTTATCCCTGGGACAATACCGGAAACCGTACTGCTGAGAATTTACGGGATGCCATGGCGCAGAATCCTTCGCTTCACTTAATGGTACAGTCCGGTTATTTTGATGGGGCATGTGATTATTTTAATGCAAAATATAATCTTTGGCAAATGGATCCGGGAGGTAAATTAAAAGACAGAATGAGCTGGAAAGGTTATGAAAGTGGCCATATGATGTATTTAAGAAGTGCTGATCTGGAGAAGGGAAATCAGGATTTGAGAGATTTTATCAGTAAGTCTTTACCTAAAGCCGGAGTAGCTTCAAAGTTTTAG
- a CDS encoding 50S ribosomal protein L25/general stress protein Ctc, with the protein MKIIAISGSPRENVGKRDAKELRYEGKVPAVLYGGKEQAHFAVVITELKDAIYTPEANFLEIDINGTKTKAIIKELQFHPLTDVLLHVDFLQLFDDKEIVMEIPVRLEGTSPGVKMGGKLVQKLRKLRVKSFPKDMPQVVDVSIAKLEVGNLFRVRDLAKAAYTITNTPEDTIVSVGMSRALKQAEQQAGKK; encoded by the coding sequence ATGAAAATAATCGCAATTAGCGGTTCTCCAAGAGAGAACGTAGGGAAACGCGATGCTAAAGAGCTTCGCTATGAAGGTAAAGTTCCTGCAGTATTGTATGGTGGTAAAGAACAAGCACATTTTGCTGTAGTCATTACAGAATTAAAAGATGCTATTTACACTCCTGAAGCAAACTTTTTAGAAATTGATATCAATGGTACAAAAACCAAAGCAATCATAAAAGAATTACAATTTCACCCATTAACAGACGTATTATTACACGTAGATTTTCTTCAGTTATTTGATGACAAAGAAATCGTTATGGAAATTCCTGTAAGATTAGAAGGAACTTCTCCAGGTGTTAAAATGGGTGGTAAATTAGTTCAGAAATTACGTAAACTTCGTGTTAAATCTTTCCCGAAAGATATGCCACAGGTTGTTGACGTTAGCATTGCTAAACTAGAAGTAGGTAATTTATTCCGTGTACGTGACCTTGCAAAAGCAGCATACACAATTACTAACACTCCAGAAGATACAATCGTTTCTGTTGGTATGTCAAGAGCTCTTAAACAAGCTGAACAACAAGCAGGTAAAAAATAA
- a CDS encoding protein O-mannosyl-transferase family: MNYTKINNLTGWMCFILAALTYILTLEPSVSFWDCGEFIASALKMQVVHQPGAPLFLMIQRFFSIFAFGDIHKIAYFMNVGSALASAATILFLFWTITALAKKMVIKTEADLTIGNLITVMGAGVVGAMAYTFSDSFWFSAVESEVYALSSLFTAIVFWGILKWEAHADEPRADRWLLFIAYIMGLSIGIHLLNLLTIPAIAFVYYFKKTPKPTNFGIIKTFIVGVLILAFVQYGIIQYVVSFGAYFDLFFVNTLGMGFGTGVVFFAAILIGALTWGIMYSIKHRNKFLNLALLSTVLIIFGYCSFAMIIIRAKASPNLNNSNPDNAFSFLSYLNREQYGDRPLLFGPNYNSEKVSLKEGKNIYRKGDTKYEVAGKKTDYEYDRTTPFPRMYSDDPRHVQEYKSLMGFDDSHFAGIFDNVSYLFKYQIGNMYMRYFMWNFVGRQNDDQGAGIYQGQFLSGIKPIDAMMLGDQSNLPPSIVESSAYTRFFFLPLILGLLGAVWHFKRNEKDAGIVGLLFFFTGLAIVLYLNQKPLEPRERDYAYAGSFYAFAIWIGFGVLALREWVFSKITPKNGAIAATTISLFAGPVIMGAQGWKAHNRSEKMVAHDIAVDYLESCAPNAILFTYGDNDTYPLWYIQEVENVRPDVRLVNLSLFDTDWYIDGMKRKQNESAPLPISMKPSQYVQGVRDVMYYQDYKLAGSVELKNILDVLLSDDDDDKIPLQNGTKENFIPTKNFKLTINPEDVIKTGTVKAADASKITPVMEWKFNKSYVTKGTLAMLDILVHNNWKRPIYFASTVPSDQFNGLDNYLYTEGLAMRLLPLKTDSASSRGDLVNTDILYHNMYTKFKWGNVKNASYLDPQSSDDISIFNNVFNTTISGLIKEGKIADAKKVVARYFEVMPERFYGMRSMMGVYFLAENLYTLGDTNKANMLIEKSADYIQKELTYLADVSKSKNRFVGGQNVQLGLQFLNQMVKTTAEKKQMKLSQKLAQQFQGLESRFSVYFAQQAQEEQQAPAPQAPEE, translated from the coding sequence ATGAATTATACTAAAATTAATAACCTTACAGGATGGATGTGCTTTATCCTGGCGGCCCTCACCTATATACTCACCTTAGAACCTTCTGTAAGTTTCTGGGACTGTGGGGAGTTTATAGCTTCTGCACTTAAAATGCAGGTTGTTCACCAACCAGGTGCGCCTTTGTTCTTAATGATTCAACGCTTCTTCTCGATCTTTGCATTTGGCGATATTCATAAAATAGCTTATTTCATGAATGTGGGTTCTGCCCTTGCAAGTGCGGCTACGATCCTGTTTTTATTCTGGACAATTACTGCTCTGGCTAAAAAGATGGTCATTAAAACTGAAGCAGACCTGACTATCGGAAACCTGATCACTGTAATGGGTGCTGGGGTTGTAGGTGCAATGGCCTATACCTTCTCAGACAGTTTCTGGTTCTCTGCAGTAGAATCAGAAGTATATGCGCTTTCTTCTCTGTTTACAGCAATCGTATTCTGGGGTATCCTGAAATGGGAAGCACATGCTGATGAGCCACGTGCAGACAGATGGTTATTATTTATTGCTTATATCATGGGCTTATCCATTGGTATTCACTTATTGAACTTATTAACTATCCCGGCGATAGCTTTTGTATATTACTTCAAGAAAACACCAAAACCAACAAACTTCGGTATTATTAAAACCTTTATCGTAGGGGTGCTGATCCTGGCCTTTGTTCAATATGGTATTATTCAGTATGTGGTTTCTTTCGGTGCTTACTTCGATTTATTCTTCGTCAACACCTTAGGAATGGGATTTGGAACAGGTGTGGTCTTTTTCGCTGCCATTTTAATCGGCGCGCTGACCTGGGGAATTATGTATTCCATTAAACACCGCAACAAGTTTTTAAACCTGGCTTTACTTTCCACAGTACTGATTATTTTCGGTTACTGTTCTTTTGCAATGATCATTATCAGAGCTAAAGCCAGCCCTAACCTGAACAATAGTAACCCTGACAATGCCTTCTCATTTTTAAGTTATTTAAACAGAGAGCAATATGGAGACCGGCCATTATTATTTGGCCCTAACTATAACTCTGAAAAAGTTAGTTTAAAAGAAGGTAAAAACATTTACAGAAAAGGAGATACCAAATACGAAGTTGCCGGTAAAAAAACTGACTATGAGTATGACAGAACAACTCCTTTCCCAAGGATGTACAGTGATGATCCAAGACACGTACAGGAATACAAAAGCTTAATGGGCTTTGATGATTCACACTTCGCTGGTATTTTCGACAACGTTTCGTACTTGTTTAAATACCAGATCGGCAACATGTACATGCGTTATTTCATGTGGAACTTTGTTGGCCGTCAGAACGACGATCAGGGTGCTGGTATTTACCAGGGCCAGTTTTTAAGTGGTATTAAACCTATTGATGCAATGATGCTGGGCGATCAGAGTAACCTGCCTCCTTCTATTGTAGAAAGCAGTGCTTATACCCGCTTTTTCTTCCTTCCATTGATCTTAGGATTATTAGGTGCAGTATGGCACTTCAAACGCAATGAAAAAGATGCTGGTATTGTAGGTTTGTTATTTTTCTTTACAGGTCTTGCCATTGTATTATATCTGAACCAGAAACCATTAGAGCCAAGGGAACGTGATTATGCGTATGCAGGATCTTTCTATGCCTTTGCCATCTGGATCGGTTTTGGGGTACTCGCCTTAAGGGAATGGGTATTTAGTAAAATTACACCGAAAAATGGTGCTATCGCAGCAACAACGATTTCTTTATTTGCAGGCCCGGTAATTATGGGTGCACAGGGATGGAAAGCACACAACCGTTCAGAGAAGATGGTTGCGCACGATATTGCAGTCGATTATCTGGAATCATGTGCGCCAAATGCGATCTTGTTTACTTATGGTGATAATGATACTTACCCGCTTTGGTATATCCAGGAGGTTGAAAATGTAAGACCGGATGTAAGACTGGTCAACCTGAGTCTATTTGATACAGACTGGTACATTGACGGAATGAAGCGCAAGCAAAATGAATCTGCGCCACTTCCAATCAGCATGAAACCTTCTCAATATGTACAAGGGGTCAGAGATGTGATGTACTACCAGGATTATAAACTTGCAGGTTCAGTAGAATTGAAAAACATTCTTGATGTCTTGTTATCTGACGATGATGATGATAAAATCCCATTGCAAAATGGAACTAAAGAGAATTTCATTCCTACTAAAAACTTCAAGCTGACGATTAATCCTGAAGATGTAATTAAAACAGGAACAGTTAAAGCAGCAGATGCTTCAAAAATCACTCCTGTAATGGAATGGAAATTCAATAAGAGTTATGTAACCAAAGGTACACTGGCTATGCTGGACATCCTGGTTCATAACAACTGGAAAAGACCTATCTATTTTGCAAGTACAGTTCCTTCAGACCAGTTTAATGGTTTAGACAACTATTTATATACTGAAGGTCTGGCGATGCGCTTATTACCACTTAAAACGGATTCAGCATCAAGCAGAGGAGATTTAGTGAATACTGATATCCTTTACCATAATATGTATACCAAATTCAAATGGGGTAATGTTAAAAACGCGAGTTACCTTGATCCGCAATCATCGGATGATATCTCCATCTTTAACAATGTGTTTAATACCACAATATCCGGATTGATTAAAGAAGGAAAAATTGCTGATGCCAAAAAAGTGGTTGCCCGTTATTTTGAGGTAATGCCAGAGCGTTTCTATGGTATGCGCTCTATGATGGGTGTTTATTTCCTTGCAGAAAACCTATATACTTTAGGAGATACGAACAAGGCAAATATGCTGATTGAAAAATCTGCTGATTATATCCAGAAAGAACTGACTTATCTGGCAGATGTATCCAAAAGCAAAAACAGATTCGTTGGCGGACAGAATGTTCAGTTAGGTCTTCAGTTCCTGAATCAGATGGTTAAAACCACAGCAGAGAAAAAGCAAATGAAGCTTTCTCAGAAACTTGCGCAGCAGTTCCAGGGTCTTGAATCAAGATTCTCAGTTTACTTTGCTCAGCAAGCTCAGGAAGAGCAACAGGCACCTGCACCACAGGCTCCAGAAGAATAA
- a CDS encoding MFS transporter, whose protein sequence is MEQNRAAASKPRLSNAQIFNMSVGFFGIQFGFALQNGNASRILQTFGADVEHLSLFWLAAPLTGMIVQPIIGYYSDKTWNRFGRRRPYFLIGAILTAIALILMPNSGAMASFLPPIIIGAGMLMIMDASINVAMEPFRALVADKLPESQRSFGFSMQTFLIGAGAISGSWLPYIFSEYLGASKVAAAGQIPHNVIYSFYAGAAILILTILWTVLTTKEYPPEEMALYHTGEPEVEEQKGLLSILTDFSNMPLTMKQLGLVQFFSWFALFSMWVFTTPAIAQHIYKVLPGDTSSVKFADAGNWVGILFGVYNGVSAIYALILPAIAKATSRKMAHAFSLLAGGAGLISIYFITNPDHLIYAMIGVGLAWGSILSMPYAILSSAIPARKMGVYMGIFNFFITMPQIVNGIFGGLIVKRFYNGEAIYAIVIAGIFMILGAISVLYIRGSKEK, encoded by the coding sequence ATGGAACAAAATAGAGCCGCTGCCTCCAAACCAAGATTATCCAATGCACAGATATTTAATATGAGTGTTGGGTTTTTCGGGATACAGTTTGGTTTCGCCCTGCAAAATGGAAATGCTTCCAGAATCCTGCAAACTTTTGGTGCAGATGTGGAACATCTTTCACTTTTCTGGCTGGCAGCACCTTTAACCGGAATGATTGTACAGCCAATTATCGGCTATTACAGTGATAAGACCTGGAATCGTTTTGGCAGAAGAAGACCTTATTTCCTGATCGGGGCTATTTTAACGGCTATCGCATTGATACTGATGCCTAATTCGGGGGCGATGGCTAGTTTTCTGCCACCTATTATCATCGGGGCAGGAATGCTGATGATTATGGATGCTTCTATTAATGTGGCAATGGAGCCCTTCAGAGCATTGGTTGCTGATAAATTACCGGAAAGCCAGAGGAGTTTTGGATTCTCTATGCAAACCTTTTTAATAGGGGCAGGTGCGATTTCTGGTTCATGGTTGCCGTATATCTTTTCCGAATATCTGGGGGCATCGAAGGTTGCGGCTGCGGGGCAGATCCCTCACAATGTGATTTACTCTTTTTATGCAGGTGCAGCAATTTTAATACTGACCATTCTATGGACCGTATTAACTACCAAAGAATATCCACCAGAAGAAATGGCTTTATACCATACTGGGGAGCCGGAAGTTGAAGAGCAAAAAGGGTTATTATCTATTTTGACGGATTTCTCTAATATGCCGTTAACGATGAAACAATTGGGATTGGTTCAGTTTTTCTCGTGGTTTGCTTTATTCTCCATGTGGGTGTTTACGACACCGGCAATTGCACAGCATATTTATAAAGTGCTGCCAGGAGATACGTCTTCTGTTAAATTCGCGGATGCGGGCAATTGGGTTGGTATTCTTTTTGGCGTTTACAATGGGGTTTCGGCTATTTATGCATTGATATTACCCGCTATTGCCAAGGCAACAAGCCGTAAAATGGCACATGCTTTTTCTCTGCTTGCAGGAGGCGCGGGGCTGATTTCTATTTATTTTATCACGAATCCGGATCACCTGATCTATGCGATGATTGGTGTCGGTCTGGCCTGGGGAAGTATTCTTTCTATGCCTTATGCGATTTTGTCGAGTGCAATCCCAGCACGCAAAATGGGAGTTTACATGGGGATCTTTAACTTCTTTATCACGATGCCGCAAATTGTAAATGGTATTTTCGGCGGACTGATTGTGAAGCGGTTTTACAATGGTGAAGCGATTTATGCCATTGTAATTGCAGGCATATTTATGATTTTGGGTGCGATCTCAGTATTGTATATCCGCGGAAGTAAAGAAAAATAA
- the pth gene encoding aminoacyl-tRNA hydrolase has protein sequence MKYLIVGLGNIGSEYMGTRHNIGFEIADELVKQLGGSFSNIRLAYYSEVSWKGRKLHVIKPTTYMNLSGRAVNYWMQELNIPLENVLVIVDDIALPLGKLRLKLKGSSAGHNGLKSIEASCGSQDYPRLRFGVSDHFAKGRQADYVLDGFDKDELPELPALIEKSVALIQSFVTVGPAHTMTAFNK, from the coding sequence ATGAAATATTTGATAGTTGGTCTGGGAAATATAGGATCAGAGTACATGGGTACCAGGCATAATATAGGATTTGAAATTGCAGATGAACTGGTTAAACAGCTTGGAGGTTCTTTTTCCAATATAAGATTAGCCTATTATTCTGAAGTATCCTGGAAAGGCAGAAAGCTTCATGTCATCAAACCGACTACTTATATGAATTTGAGTGGGAGGGCAGTGAATTACTGGATGCAGGAATTAAATATCCCATTGGAGAATGTATTGGTTATTGTAGATGATATTGCACTTCCGCTGGGGAAACTAAGACTTAAATTGAAAGGAAGCAGCGCCGGGCATAACGGGCTTAAAAGTATAGAAGCCAGTTGCGGGAGCCAGGATTATCCAAGATTACGTTTTGGGGTAAGTGATCACTTTGCCAAGGGCAGACAAGCGGATTATGTACTGGACGGATTTGATAAAGATGAATTGCCTGAATTGCCTGCACTGATTGAAAAAAGTGTAGCACTGATCCAGAGTTTCGTAACTGTCGGACCAGCGCATACCATGACTGCTTTTAATAAATAA